The genomic region GCGGTGCTCACCAGGTACGTGCGCTCCGCGGTGCTGGACGTGTCCACTGAGGACTACCTGCGCACCGCGCGGGCCAAGGGGCACACCAGGTTCAGCGCGCTGCTGCGGCACGGGCTGCGCAACGCGGCGGCGCCGGTGCTGACCGTGCTCGGTCTCCAGCTGACCACGCTGCTGATCGGCGCGGTGGTGGTGGAGCGGGTGTTCGTGCTGCCGGGACTGGGCAGCCTGCTGTTGGACGGGGTGGCGGCGCGGGACCTGCTGGTGGTGCAGAACGTGGTGATGGTGCTGGTGTGCGCGGTGCTGCTGGTCAACTTCGCGGTGGACGTGCTGTACACGGTGCTCAACCCCCGGCTGCGGCAGGCCACGTGAACGCCCGCGCCGAACGCTCGGCCAGCCTGTGGGCCGGCACCGTCCTCATTGGACTGGTGCTGGCCGCCGCGCTGCTGTCGCTGGTGTGGACCCCGCACGATCCGCTGCTGGTGGACGCGACGCTGCGGCTGCTCGGGCCGGGCGCGGAGCACTGGCTGGGCACCGACCGGTTCGGCCGGGACGTGGTCAGCCAGCTGATGGTGGGCGCGCAGACCACGCTGCTGATCGGCCTGGTCTCGGTCGGCGCGGCGGCACTGGTCGGCACCCCGCTGGGGGTGCTGGCCGCGCTCGGGCCGCGCTGGCTGGACGAGCTGGTGATGCGGGCCAACGACCTGCTGCTGGCCTTCCCGACCCTGTTGCTGGCCATCATGTTCGGCGCGGTCTTCGGCGCGGACACCGGCACCGCGATGATCGCCATCGGCATCGCCTCGGTGCCCGGCTTCGCCCGGATCGCCAGGGCAGGCGCCGCGCAGGTGCGCGGCACCGAGTTCGTGCTGGCCGCGCGAGCGGCTGGGCGCGGGCGGGCCGGGATCGCGGTGCGGCACGTGCTGCCCAACATCGGCGGGCTGGTGATCGTGCAGGGCTCGGTGTCCTTCGCGATCGCGGTGCTGGCCGAGGCCGCGCTGTCCTTCCTGGGTTTTGGCACCCGGCCGCCGACGCCGAGCTGGGGCCGGATGTTGCAGGAGTCGCAGGAGCTGCTCTCGGTGGAGCCGCGGCTGGCGCTGGCGCCGGGGATCGCGATCGCGGTGGCGGTGCTCGGGTTCAACCTGCTCGGCGACGGGCTGCGGGACCGGTTCGACCCCAGGCTGGTGAGCCGCCGATGAGCGTGCTGAGCGTCGAGGGACTGACGGTGTCCACTGTGGACCGGACGCTGGTTCGTGAGGTGTCCTTCACCTTGGCCCGGGGCGAGCGGCTCGGGTTGATCGGCGAGTCCGGCTCCGGCAAGAGCCTGACCGCCGCCGCGGTGCTCGGGCTGCTGCCGGAGGGGGTGTCGGCCAGCGGGTCGGTTCGACTGTCCGGTGTGGACGGTGACCTGCTGCGGCTGCGGGAGCGGGAGCTGGCCAGGGTGCGCGGGCGGCGGCTGGCCATGGTGTTCCAGGAGCCGATGACCGCGCTCAACCCGGCCATGCGGGTCGGCAGGCAGGTCGCGGAGGCGATGACCCTGCACCGCAGGAGGACCAGGCGGGCCGCGCGGGCGGCCGCGGTGGAGCTGCTGGACCAGGTGCGGCTGCCCGATCCGGCGGTCACCGCACGGGCCTACCCGCACGAGCTCTCCGGCGGCCAGCGGCAGCGGGTGCTGCTGGCGATGGCCCTGGCCAACGATCCGGACGTGCTGATCTGCGACGAGCCGACCACCGCGCTGGACGTCACCGTGCAAGCCAAGCTGCTCGCGCTGATCCGCACGGCCACCGAGGAGCGCGGCACCGCGCTGCTGTTCATCACCCACGACCTGGCCGTGGTCGCGGACATGTGCGAGCGGGTGCTGGTCATGCACGGCGGCCGGGTGGTCGACTCCGGCACGCTGCCCGGCCTGTTCACCGCGCCCGCGCACCCTTACACGGCGGGGCTGCTGGCCGCCTCCGAC from Crossiella sp. CA-258035 harbors:
- a CDS encoding ABC transporter permease, with product MNARAERSASLWAGTVLIGLVLAAALLSLVWTPHDPLLVDATLRLLGPGAEHWLGTDRFGRDVVSQLMVGAQTTLLIGLVSVGAAALVGTPLGVLAALGPRWLDELVMRANDLLLAFPTLLLAIMFGAVFGADTGTAMIAIGIASVPGFARIARAGAAQVRGTEFVLAARAAGRGRAGIAVRHVLPNIGGLVIVQGSVSFAIAVLAEAALSFLGFGTRPPTPSWGRMLQESQELLSVEPRLALAPGIAIAVAVLGFNLLGDGLRDRFDPRLVSRR
- a CDS encoding ABC transporter ATP-binding protein yields the protein MSVLSVEGLTVSTVDRTLVREVSFTLARGERLGLIGESGSGKSLTAAAVLGLLPEGVSASGSVRLSGVDGDLLRLRERELARVRGRRLAMVFQEPMTALNPAMRVGRQVAEAMTLHRRRTRRAARAAAVELLDQVRLPDPAVTARAYPHELSGGQRQRVLLAMALANDPDVLICDEPTTALDVTVQAKLLALIRTATEERGTALLFITHDLAVVADMCERVLVMHGGRVVDSGTLPGLFTAPAHPYTAGLLAASDLESLDEHGRLRTIQWTADG